The window CTGTACGAGGCCGCCGCGATGGACGGCGCCGGACGATGGCGCCGCATCTGGCACGTCACGCTGCCCGCGCTGCGCCCGGTCATCGCACTGCTCCTCGTGCTGCGCGTCGGTGACGCCCTCACCGTCGGCTTCGAGCAGATCCTGCTGCAACGCGACGGCGTCGGCCCCGGCGCGGCCGAGGTCCTGGACACCTTCGTGTGGTGGAACGGCGTGCGCAACCAGGACTTCGGCTACGCGGCCGCCGCCGGCCTGATCAAGGGCGTGGTCAGCCTCGGACTGGTCCTCGCCGCGAACAAGGTCGCCCATCTCATGGGCGAGCAGGGGGTGTACCGGAAGTGACCGCCGTGATCGACAAGCCCGTACGGGAACGCCGCGGGTGGGCGGCCCCGGCCCGGCCGGTGTGGGAGGAGAAGCCCACCGGGGCCGGCCTGGCGGGCAAGGGACTGGTTCTCGCCCTGGCCTGCCTGGCGATCCTCTTCCCGCTGTGGATCGTCGTCGTCACCAGCCTGTCCTCGCGCAGGACCATCGACGAGGCGGGCGGTCTGGTCATGGTGCCCCACGGCATCACCTTCGTCGCCTACCGGGAACTGCTCGGCGGCGGCCAGGTCACCCGCGCCGCGGTCGTCAGCATCCTGGTCACCCTGGTCGGCACGCTGTTCTCGATGACCGTGTCCGTGCTGTGCGCCTACGGCCTGTCCCGCACCGGCTCGCTCGCGCACCGCTGGATCCTGATGACGCTGCTGGCCACGATGTTCTTCAGCGCCGGTCTCATCCCGACCTACCTGCTGGTGCAGACCCTCGGACTGACCGACACCTATCTCGCGCTGATCCTGCCCAGCGCGGTGAGCGTGTTCAACATCCTCGTGCTGCGCGGCTTTTTCATGAACATCTCGCCGGAACTCATCGACAGCGCCCGCATCGACGGCGCCGGCGACCTGCGCATCCTGTGGCAGATCGTGATGCCGCTGTCCCGCGCGGTGCTCGCCGTGATCACGCTCTTCTACGCGGTCGGCTACTGGAGCGCGTGGTTCAACGCGTCCCTCTACCTCAACGACCAGAACATGCTGCCGCTGCAGAACGTCATGATCCAGCTCGTCCAGAAGCAGCAGGCCCCCGTGGGCCTAGCCCAGTCCATCAAGACCGGCCAACTCTCCGGGCTCGCCGTGCAGATGGCGGTCATGGTGATGGCACTGCTGCCCGTGGCCGTGCTGTCGCCGTTCGTCCAGAAGCACTTCAGGAAGGGGATGCTCACGGGGGCCGTCAAGGGATAGGAGCACTGTGATGTACACGATCGCCGACCGCCGCATCCTCTTCGGTGGCGACTACAACCCCGAGCAGTGGCCCGAGGGGACCTGGCACGAGGACGTCCGGCTGATGAAGGACGCCGGGGTCAACTCCGTCACCCTCGGTGTCTTCTCCTGGTCGAAGCTCGAACCCCACCCTGGCGCACGGGAGTTCGGCTGGCTCGACACGGTGATGGACCTCATGGCGGCCAACGGTGTCGGAGTCGTCCTCGCCACCCCCACCTCCTCGCCCCCGCCCTGGATGGGCCGCCTGCACCCCGACACCCTGCCTCGCGACGAGGACGGCCACACCGAGTGGTGGGGCGGCCGGCAGCACTTCTCGCACTCCAGCGCCACCTACCGCCGCTACGCCGCCGCCATCACCGAGGACATGGCCGCCCGCTACGCGGGCCACCCGGCCCTCACCATGTGGCACATCAACAACGAGTACTGCACCCACGACTACGGCGACGAGGCCGCCGCCGCCTTCCGCCGCTGGCTGCGCACG of the Streptomyces sp. NBC_01788 genome contains:
- a CDS encoding carbohydrate ABC transporter permease; protein product: MTAVIDKPVRERRGWAAPARPVWEEKPTGAGLAGKGLVLALACLAILFPLWIVVVTSLSSRRTIDEAGGLVMVPHGITFVAYRELLGGGQVTRAAVVSILVTLVGTLFSMTVSVLCAYGLSRTGSLAHRWILMTLLATMFFSAGLIPTYLLVQTLGLTDTYLALILPSAVSVFNILVLRGFFMNISPELIDSARIDGAGDLRILWQIVMPLSRAVLAVITLFYAVGYWSAWFNASLYLNDQNMLPLQNVMIQLVQKQQAPVGLAQSIKTGQLSGLAVQMAVMVMALLPVAVLSPFVQKHFRKGMLTGAVKG